The segment CCATCATATGACATAGCCACAACTAATAACGATACACCAATCATTATCGGAATCCATCTACTAACAGTAATTTTACTAATTAGAAGAGGTGTAAAAATGGCAGAAATTCCAATCACCATTCCAACATTGCTGATATTACTTCCAACAATATTTCCAAGAATTAATTCAGTGTGAGAGTTGAAAGCAGCGAGTAACGAAGCTGCTAGTTCAGGGGTAGAGGTGCCATATGCCACTACTGTTAAACCAATGATCATACTACTAATTCGAAGTTTCTTTGCAAGAGAAACACCACCAGAAACTATTGCATAGCCTCCAATACATAGAAGGATTAATCCTGCGAGTACACTTCCAATATGAAGTACGTCCACAACAACTATGCCAAGATATCTTGTTTAAATCACATTCCTTCCGTATATTTCACAATTCTAACAAGGAAAATAGATATGATGTTTACCCAAGTTTAGGAAAACTGATCAAATAGCTCAACAAACCATGACTTAACCTTAATATGGTAAAGTACGGTACTATACTGTATGAGAGCAAGATTGACATATGTGCCATTAGAAGTTGCAGAACGTTTTGAAGGATTCATAATTCAACGAGACGAACAAGTATTAGATGCAGTGAGAGCAAAAACAAAAGATTTCAGCACACTATCTTTATTGAAATTACTGTATCAACTAAACTCAAACCCAATGACATTTTCAGACCTGTATTCAAAATCAAAGATTAGAATGAAAAAGTCGTTTCTAAACTATCTACATTTTTGTGTAGAATACAAATTCATAGAAAAAGAAAGGGTTGGATCAAATGTGATCTATACCATCACAGACAAAGGAAGAGTAATGTTAGAATTATTTACAATAAATGAGAAAAACTAGATCAGAAAATTCTAGATGTATAGATAAATTACAAAAAGAATTGAACCAATTCCAAAAATTAGCATTCGGATCATACTACGAGACATACGAGTCAATATTTCTGATGAAGCGAACAAGTAATTAAACAAAACATAGACAACAAAGTGTTGCAGCAAAACATACCTGAAGCAGAGATCTACGAAGTAGGAAAAAATAAGTTGAAAAATCCTACAATTTTTGTTGGTTTTGTGGGAGCAGGATTAGTTGGAACTATAGCAGTGGATCATATGATAAACGAATTGGATATGAAAGAGGTAGGTTTTCTCCGCTCAAAACATTTGCCACCATCAACAGTATTCATGCAAGGTAGACTAAGACATCCATTTCGGATTTATTCAAACAGCGATGGAAGTATCTGTGCAATAATTTGTGAAATAGTAATCAGTCAAGATGGGATTTACAATATCGCCATGGCGATTCTAGATTGGGCTGAAAAAAAAGGTTCAACTGAAATTATAGTGTTGGATGGTGTTGCCGACAAAAAACACGATGGAAATGCATTTTTTGCAGCAGAAGTTGACCTGTGTAGAGTTATGGAGGAAAATGATATCCAAATGGTCCCTCAAGGATTCATTACTGGAATTTCAGGAGGAATACTAAATGAATGTCTAATTAGAAAAATTCGTGGAATTACATTGCTTGCAAAAGCGGACGAATTAACACCAGATCCTGTCGCAGCAGCCACAATTATTGATGCAATTAACAGAGTTTACGATACAGAAATTAATACAAAAAATTTAAAGAAACAAAAAGAGCAGATGAGCACAGATTTGAAAGAATTATCTGATAAATATTCGGAACATAAAAAAATTGATTCAAATATGTACATGTAGGTGATTGGATATGACAATAAGTTACAAGAAAGCAGGGGTTGACATAACTGAGATAAAAAAAAGTCAACGTGCAATCGGTAAACTGATTGGCTCAACTCATAATTTACAAAAAATGGCAAAGATGACACATGGATTTGGGCATTATGCAGGAATTGTTGAAATTCCAGGTGGAAAATTATTAGCAACACATACTGACGGAGTAGGAACCAAAGTTATGATTGCAAATTTAATGAAAAAATATGATACAATTGGAATAGATTGTATTGCAATGAATGTGAATGACATTATTTGTATTGGTGCAACGCCAATTTCATTTGTAGATTACATTGCTGCAAACAAAAATGATCAAAAAATTTTCAAACAAATAGTATCAGGATTGGTCAAAGGTGCAAAAAAATCCTCAATGCCAATTGTAGGTGGAGAAACTGCAATAATGTCAGATTTAATTGCAGGCAAAGGTTTTGGATTTGATCTTGCAGGGATGGTAGTAGGGATGCTTTCAAAAAAAGACATGGTATTGGGAGATAAAATAAAACCAAATGACGTAATTATTGGAATTAAAAGTTCAGGATTACATTCTAACGGATACTCATTAGCACGTAAAGCACTTTTAACAAAATATTCAGTTAAAGACAATATCAAAGGAATTGGAAATTTAGGAAATGCACTTTTACGTCCAACAGAGATTTACGTCAAACCAGTTTTAGAAGCAGTAAAAAAATGTAAAATTCACGGACTGGCACACATTACAGGAGGATCATTTACAAAATTATTGAGACTAAAACAAATTGGATATAACTTGGACAGTATGCCTAAAACTCCAGCATTGATGCAATTAATTGAAGATTCAGGAGTGAAAAATGAAGAGATGTACAAGACATTCAACATGGGAATAGGATTTTGTATTATCGCTCCAGAGAATCAAACCAAAAATATTCATAAAATTTTCAAAAAACATAAGACGAAATCTTATGAAATCGGCAGAATCAGTAAAAACAAGGGCGTTTTTATTAATAAATTGAAAATTGCATAGAAATCAATACAAAAAAATTTACTAGATTTGGCTTATATGACGTAATCCTAAAAATCTTAGATAATGGCAGCAGAAGCAGGCTTCATTGAAGTTATCATTGCAGTAGGAATCTTACTAGCAGCTGCAAAGCTAATGGGCGAATTATTCAGTAGGATAAAACTCCCAATTGTTTTAGGTGAATTACTAGCCGGAATGATAATTGGACCGTTTGCATTAGGTGCATTTTTGCTTCATCCAGAAACAGGAGAATCAATTTTAAAAATTGGACCAGAACTTAGAACCCTAGGAGAAATTGGTGCAATTGTAATTTTGTTTATGGCAGGATTGGAAATGACACCAAAAGAATTTCTTCGAGGTGGAAAGGCATCATTTACAGTAGGAACCTTAGGAGTTATAGTTCCATTCTTTGCAGGACTTTTAGTATTTCAAGCATTTGGATACGATGCATTACAGGCAATGATGATTGCTACAGCACTTACTGCAACAAGTATAGCAATTTCAATTCAGGTACTAAAGGAGTTTAATAAAATTAAATCACCAGAGGCTCGGTTAATTATAGCAGCTGCAGTTGTAGACGATATTTTGGCAATCGCAGTACTATCAGTTGTTACATCATTAGGAAGTGCAGAGGCAATAGACAATATTGATTTACTTGACGTTACATTTACAATTCTTAAGGTATTAGGATTCTTTGCAGCAATTCTGATTGCAGCCATTTTCATACTTCCAAAAGTCATTACACCAAGAATATGGAAATCAACTGGAAGTGTAGAAGGAATAGCAACCGCATCATTCTTTGGAGCAGCTGCAATTGCAGGAACTTTAGGATTATCCCCAATTGTAGGAGCATTTGCAGTAGGAATGGCACTATCAGCAACAAAAGTGTTTGAAAAAATAGAGAATTTCATTAGTAGAATTGGATTAATTTTTGCGCCGTTGTTTTTTGCGATAATTGGTGCGCAAGTAGACTTTAGAACGGTAAACTTGGACGTATTAATGCTAAGTGCAGTAGTTATTGCAATTGCAATTTCGACTAAATTACTTGGATGTGGATTACCATCAATTCTATTTTTGAAAAATAAAACTGCAGGAATGAGAGTAGGAATAGGAATGATCTCAAGAGGAGAAGTAGGATTAATTGTTGCAGGAGTAGGATTATCATCAGGAGTGTTAACAGGAGATGTATACACAACTATTGTTCTCATGGTAGCTGTCACCACAATAATCACACCAATTTGGCTCAAGATGGATTATAGAAAAGAAGTAGCAAAAGTAGAATAAAGAAATGCAGCTCAAATAATTTTTAAAAATTATTTAAATCATAGCAATTCAAGAAACAACCATGAGTGAAAAATCAAGAGAAGAACTCCTTCTAGAATATGAGAAAGAATATCTGCAGAGATTAGCCAGTGAGGGAAAACTGAAAGCTGACGATGTTCAAAAAAGTGAAGAAGTTAGAAATGAAATGACAGTGGAAGAAGCTGAAAAAGTACAAGCCGACGCTGCTGCACAAGTGCAAGCTTCATCAGCTGCAAAAAATCAATCAGAAGATGAACAGAAAAAGAAAGAAGAATTTGATAATGAAGTAGCAAAAATTAGAAAAGAATTACAATTACTGAAAGAAATGGCCACTTTAACTGAAGAACTAGAATCTCTGAAAAAAGATCTTAAAAGACCATCTAAACGAAAGGCTACTAAAAAGAAAGCAGCTCCTAAACGAAAGGCTACTAAAAAGAAAGCAGCTCCTAAACGAAAGGCTACTAAAAAGAAAGCAGCTCCTAAACGAAGATAAAATTCATTTAAACCATTTTATGTTGCAATGATTTGCATAGATCATGCAGAAATTAAGTGAGAATTTTTTACATGCATGTAGAGAAATATGTGAAAGATTATCTGAAATTGAAAATCTAGAAAAAAATCAAATTAAAAATGAAATTAAAGAAACATGTTCAAAATATTCATTAGAAAGATTACCTAGAAATTCAGAGATATTATCAGCTGCAACTGAAGAACAATTTCCTATTCTTCAAAAAGTTTTACTGAAAAAACCAGTAAAATCAGCTTCAGGGGTTACTGTAATTGCAATAATGCCAAAACCTTTTGCATGTCCTCACGGAAGGTGTACTTTTTGCCCAGGAGGAACAGAAATCAATACACCAAATAGCTATACAGGTAAAGAACCTGTCACACTCAGTGCAATTGAAGACAATTATGAACCAGGAGTCCAAATTAAAAGAAGAATTGAACAGTTAATTGCATTCGGTCATGATCCTACAAAATTAGAGCTGGTAATTGTTGGAGGAACATTTCTGTTTATGCCAGATGACTATCAACGCAATTTCATAAAATCATGTTATGACGCAATAAATGGATTTGAATCAGTTAGTTTGGAAGATGCAAAAAGAAATAATGAAAAAGCAAAAATGAGAAACGTTGGTTTCACAATAGAAACAAAACCAGACTATTGTCAACAAAAACATGTTGACATGATGTTAGATTATGGAACAACTCGAGTAGAAATTGGAGTTCAGAGTTTGACTGAACGAGTTTATAAGATTGTCAACAGGGGACATAATTTACAACAAGTGATTAGCTCATTTCAGATTGCAAAAGATGCAGGATACAAAATTGTAGCACATATGATGCCAGGACTTCCAACTATGAGTCCAGAAGAAGATATTGCAGATTTTAAGAAATTATTTGAGATGGAAGAATTCAGACCAGATATGTTAAAGATTTATCCTGCATTAGTACTAAAAGATACACCACTTTATGAGGATTACAAATTAGGAAATTACAAACCATATTCTACAGAAGAGATGATTAATGTTTTAACTGAATCTAAAAAAATTATACCAAAATGGGTTCGAATTATGAGGGTGCAAAGAGAGATTACAATGGATGAAATTGTCGATGGGCCAAAAATGGGAAATTTACGGCAAAAAGTTCATGAAGAATTAGCAAAACATGGAACATCATGCAAATGTATTAGATGTAGAGAAGCGGGTCTTAATAATAAAAAGGAATTTTCTGAACTAAAATTGGAAAGAATTGATTATGATGCATGTGGTGGAAAAGAGGTATTTTTGTCATTTAATGACGCAGACGATTTGACGTATGGATTTTTGAGACTAAGAAAACCTAGTGAAAAGGCACATAGAGAAGAAATTACAGATAAAACGTCAATTGTAAGAGAACTACATGTATTTGGAAAAGCAATCAGTATTGGTGAACAAGAAGAATTTAGTTTTCAGCATCAAGGAATAGGAAAAAAATTGATGATGGAAGCTGAAAAAATTGCTGCAACTGACCTATCATCAAATAAGCTATGTGTAATCAGTGCAGTTGGTACAAGAGAATATTATAAAAAATTGAATTACAGAATTAATGGACCATATATGGCAAAGGAGTTGTAATGAAATATGTCTGAACAGAACGTTATAGGAAAAGGAACATGGATTGACAAACTTGCATCAGAATTAATTGAAAGAGAGAAACAACTAGGTAGAGACACTAGTCTAATCAGAGTTGAAAGTGGATTAGGTGCATCAGGTATTCCTCATATCGGGAGTTTAGGAGATGCAGTTAGAGCATACGGAGTAAAACTTGCTTTAGAAAATATGGGATACAAATCAGAATTAATTGCATATTCAGATGACCTTGATGGATTAAGAAAAATTCCAGCAGGATTTCCAGATTCACTTGAAGAACATATTGGAAAACCAGTATCACTAATACCTGATCATACAGGAGAACACGAATCCTATGGAATGAATATGAGTAGTAGGCTTTTGGATGGATTAGAAAAATTAGGAATTGAGTACACCTTCAAAAGAGCAAGAGATACCTACAAAGAGGGTTTACTGCAAGAACAAATTCATACAATTTTAACACAAAGTGAAAGAATTGGAGCAAAAATTGAAGATTTAGTCGGACAGGAAAAATATCAGAAATTCTTACCATATTTCCCTGTATGTGCACAATGTAGCAGATTGTATGTTGCAGAAGCCACAGAATATCTACCAGATGAAAGAAAAGTTCGTTACAAATGTTGTGATGCAGAAATTGGTGGAAAGAAAATCAAAGGATGTGGATATGAAGGAGAGGCAGATATTAAAAAAGATCTTGGGAAATTAGCATGGAAAGTAGAATTTGCTGCAAGATGGAGCGCGTTTGATATCAGATTTGAAGCATATGGAAAAGATATCATGGATTCAGTCAAAGTTAATGATTGGGTTGCAGATGATGTTTTGAATTTTCCACACCCACACCACATAAAATATGAAATGTTTTTGGATAAAGGTGGAAAGAAAATATCAAAATCATTAGGCAACGTTGTAACATCTCAAACATGGTTGAAATTTGGAACGCCAGAATCAATACTTTTGTTACTATACAAGAGAATCACAGGTGCAAGAGAATTAGGATTTGAGGATATACCATCACTTATGGATGAATACAATGAACTTGAAAAAATATTCTTTGGCAAAATTAAACTTGATAATGAGGCAAAATTGGTAAAATCAAAAGGATTGTACGAATATGTCAATCTATTATCGCCTCCAAAACAGATGCCAGCTCAAGTAAGTTATAGACTTCTTTTAGAATTATCTAAAATTTTCAAAGAGGATAGAATTTCTAGAATAAATAAAAAACTAGTAGATTACCGTGCAATCAAAGAGACATCACCTGAAATTGACAGATTAATTGAGATGGCAGGAAACTTTGCAGATGAATTTGACATATCAGATGAAATTGATATAGATATTGATTCAAAGATCAAAGGTGCACTAAGTAAACTAATTATCGTTTTAGAAAAAGATGGAGAGATTGAAGATTTGCAAAATGAGATATATCAAATTGCAAAGGGCGACGATATAGAACCAAAAGACTTTTTCAAAGTACTATACCAAATTATTTTGTCAACTACTAGAGGCCCAAAAATTGGTCCATTCATTTTAGATATTGGAAAGAAAAACGTAGCAGAAAAAATTGGCAAGTACGTGAAATAAATGGCTCATAACGAACACAACAGACAGAAAAAAGGTGGAGGATTTTTTCTTATAATTTTTGGAGCATTACTATTGTTTTTAGCACCAAATCTTTACACAGATAATCCAGAATTAGGAGTCGTATGTCTAATTTCCGGAATTTTAGTCGGATCAGTTGGATTCT is part of the Candidatus Nitrosopelagicus brevis genome and harbors:
- a CDS encoding proteasome assembly chaperone family protein — encoded protein: MLQQNIPEAEIYEVGKNKLKNPTIFVGFVGAGLVGTIAVDHMINELDMKEVGFLRSKHLPPSTVFMQGRLRHPFRIYSNSDGSICAIICEIVISQDGIYNIAMAILDWAEKKGSTEIIVLDGVADKKHDGNAFFAAEVDLCRVMEENDIQMVPQGFITGISGGILNECLIRKIRGITLLAKADELTPDPVAAATIIDAINRVYDTEINTKNLKKQKEQMSTDLKELSDKYSEHKKIDSNMYM
- the purM gene encoding phosphoribosylformylglycinamidine cyclo-ligase; the encoded protein is MTISYKKAGVDITEIKKSQRAIGKLIGSTHNLQKMAKMTHGFGHYAGIVEIPGGKLLATHTDGVGTKVMIANLMKKYDTIGIDCIAMNVNDIICIGATPISFVDYIAANKNDQKIFKQIVSGLVKGAKKSSMPIVGGETAIMSDLIAGKGFGFDLAGMVVGMLSKKDMVLGDKIKPNDVIIGIKSSGLHSNGYSLARKALLTKYSVKDNIKGIGNLGNALLRPTEIYVKPVLEAVKKCKIHGLAHITGGSFTKLLRLKQIGYNLDSMPKTPALMQLIEDSGVKNEEMYKTFNMGIGFCIIAPENQTKNIHKIFKKHKTKSYEIGRISKNKGVFINKLKIA
- a CDS encoding cation:proton antiporter, with the protein product MAAEAGFIEVIIAVGILLAAAKLMGELFSRIKLPIVLGELLAGMIIGPFALGAFLLHPETGESILKIGPELRTLGEIGAIVILFMAGLEMTPKEFLRGGKASFTVGTLGVIVPFFAGLLVFQAFGYDALQAMMIATALTATSIAISIQVLKEFNKIKSPEARLIIAAAVVDDILAIAVLSVVTSLGSAEAIDNIDLLDVTFTILKVLGFFAAILIAAIFILPKVITPRIWKSTGSVEGIATASFFGAAAIAGTLGLSPIVGAFAVGMALSATKVFEKIENFISRIGLIFAPLFFAIIGAQVDFRTVNLDVLMLSAVVIAIAISTKLLGCGLPSILFLKNKTAGMRVGIGMISRGEVGLIVAGVGLSSGVLTGDVYTTIVLMVAVTTIITPIWLKMDYRKEVAKVE
- a CDS encoding tRNA uridine(34) 5-carboxymethylaminomethyl modification radical SAM/GNAT enzyme Elp3; the encoded protein is MQKLSENFLHACREICERLSEIENLEKNQIKNEIKETCSKYSLERLPRNSEILSAATEEQFPILQKVLLKKPVKSASGVTVIAIMPKPFACPHGRCTFCPGGTEINTPNSYTGKEPVTLSAIEDNYEPGVQIKRRIEQLIAFGHDPTKLELVIVGGTFLFMPDDYQRNFIKSCYDAINGFESVSLEDAKRNNEKAKMRNVGFTIETKPDYCQQKHVDMMLDYGTTRVEIGVQSLTERVYKIVNRGHNLQQVISSFQIAKDAGYKIVAHMMPGLPTMSPEEDIADFKKLFEMEEFRPDMLKIYPALVLKDTPLYEDYKLGNYKPYSTEEMINVLTESKKIIPKWVRIMRVQREITMDEIVDGPKMGNLRQKVHEELAKHGTSCKCIRCREAGLNNKKEFSELKLERIDYDACGGKEVFLSFNDADDLTYGFLRLRKPSEKAHREEITDKTSIVRELHVFGKAISIGEQEEFSFQHQGIGKKLMMEAEKIAATDLSSNKLCVISAVGTREYYKKLNYRINGPYMAKEL
- the lysS gene encoding lysine--tRNA ligase; translated protein: MSEQNVIGKGTWIDKLASELIEREKQLGRDTSLIRVESGLGASGIPHIGSLGDAVRAYGVKLALENMGYKSELIAYSDDLDGLRKIPAGFPDSLEEHIGKPVSLIPDHTGEHESYGMNMSSRLLDGLEKLGIEYTFKRARDTYKEGLLQEQIHTILTQSERIGAKIEDLVGQEKYQKFLPYFPVCAQCSRLYVAEATEYLPDERKVRYKCCDAEIGGKKIKGCGYEGEADIKKDLGKLAWKVEFAARWSAFDIRFEAYGKDIMDSVKVNDWVADDVLNFPHPHHIKYEMFLDKGGKKISKSLGNVVTSQTWLKFGTPESILLLLYKRITGARELGFEDIPSLMDEYNELEKIFFGKIKLDNEAKLVKSKGLYEYVNLLSPPKQMPAQVSYRLLLELSKIFKEDRISRINKKLVDYRAIKETSPEIDRLIEMAGNFADEFDISDEIDIDIDSKIKGALSKLIIVLEKDGEIEDLQNEIYQIAKGDDIEPKDFFKVLYQIILSTTRGPKIGPFILDIGKKNVAEKIGKYVK